TATCCGACAGGACCGGCATAACAATTTTATAATCCATTGTTTCGCCCCCACATTTTGATGTGTGCGACAATTTTATCAGGAGTAGGGATGGATGCTAGCTCAAGAGTTCTGTTGTATGGAACCGGCACATCTTCTCCGGCTATCCGAAGAGGAGGAGCGTCCAGTTCATAAAAGAGCTCTTCTGTGATTCTTGCAATCACTTCGGCCCCATATCCCCCGGTTTTGTGATCCTCTTCTACCAAAACAACCCGTTTTGTCTTTTTGACAGACTCGGAAATCGTTTTCATATCAAGAGGTCTGAGAGAGTTTAGATCGATCACCTCTACGCTGATTCCAAGCTCTTTTTCGATTGTAGGGACTGCTTCGAGCACATCGTATCGCATTTTAAGATAGGTAAGAATCGTCAGATCTTTTCCCTCTTTGACAACTTCGGCTTTGAACGGATCAAAATCTTTTTTTTCTTCAAACTCCATTTCCATAGGATAGAGCAGTTCATGCTCCAAAAAGATGACAGGGTCGTTGAGAAAAATCGCATGTTTTAGGGCATGGTAGGCATAGGTTGCATTGCTTGCTGCCAAGACTATGAGTCCAGGAATGGAAGCATAGAGTGTCTCATAACTTTCACTGTGCTGGGCTGCAAGCTGTCTTGAGACGCCTCCTGGTATTCTGATAGTCAATGGAATCGTCATCTTTCCGCCGCTCATATAGCGAAATTTTGCAGCATGATTGACGATTTGATCCATTGCAAGGAGTGAGAAGTTGACGGTCATAATCTCCGCAATCGGTCTAAGACCCCCGATTGCCATTCCTATGGCATTTCCTACGATGCTAAGCTCCGCAATCGGCGTATCGATAACCCGTTTTGGTCCATATTTTGCAAAGAGTCCCTCGCTGACACGATAACTTCCACCATATCTTCCAACATCTTCGCCCAATATGACGACACTCTCATCCGCCTTCATAGACTCATCTATCGCTCTGTTTAACGCCTCACGATACAACATTGCTACACTCCTTACAGTATACATCTTCATAGAGTTCACTTAAATCAGGTTCAGGTGAATTGGCAGCAAATTCGATAGCCTCTGCAATCTCTTGTTCGACCCTTTTGTCTGTCTCATCAAAATAGCTTTCTTCCACAATTCCCAAAGCGATAGCCTCTTTTTTGAGTTTTTCTATAGGGTCTCGTGATTTGAAAATCTCCATCTCCTCTTCGCTTCGATACTTGCCGTTGTCGCTCATGGAGTGGCCTTCATAGCGATAGGTTTCCGCTTCGATAAAATATGGCCCTAGACCATTTTCAAGATACTCCTTAGCCTCGGTGACAGCCTTGTAGACTTCACACACGTCCATGCCGTCAATGCGTTTTGCAGGCATATAGTTTTTCGCTTTGTTGAAAAGCTCTTCAAATGGACTCACCCATCCGATGCGAGTACCGATAGCGTAGTAGTTGTTCTCGCAAAAAAAGATGATAGGTAATTTCCAGGCCGATGCTATGTTGATACTTTCGAAAAAGGCTCCTGCATTACTGGCACCATCGCCAAAAATGGCAAAAACTCCGGCATTTTCTCCCTCTATCTTTCTTGCGTAAGCACACCCTGTGGCGATTGGCAGATGTCCCGCCACGATCGCATCGCCTCCGTAGAAACTCAGCCTTGGATCGAAAAGATGCATCGATCCGCCTTTCCCTTTGCTTATACCGGTAACTTTTCCAAAAAGCTCCGCCATCACCACTTTTGGATCCATACCTCTGGCGATTGCCAAAACATGCTCTCTGTAGTGGGTAAAGACATCCCCTTTGTCAAATGCTTGCATACTTCCAACACTGCAGGCTTCCTGCCCGATATCCAGATGCAAGAACCCTGCAATGTTCCCTTTCATATACTCCTGCTTGGCCGCAATCTCAAATTCTCGGCCAAGTTTCATAAGATAGTAAAATGTTTTTACTCTTGCACTATTCATGGCTAAACTCCTCCAACGCTTCTTCCACCGGAGTCATATACATGAGTGCTGGACCTCCATGCATCAAAACAGCCTGCATCGCTGCTTCCAATATCTCTTCTTTGCTAGCACCGCTATCCAGAGCACCCTTGACATGTAAGGCAATGCACCACTCGCACTGGGCCGCAACTGCCAATCCAACATTGACAAGCTCTTTTTGTTTTGTACTTAAAGCTCCCTCTTTCTCCACACTTGTCATGAAACTCAGAAAATTTTTGATGCTGTCAGGCTGCTGCTGCTGCAATTTTCCGATAAGCCTTTTGATCTCTTCCAGTTTTTGCGTCATCTTGCCCATAGCCAACTCCTTTTTTAGATTAGTTTATTTTTTAAGTATACTCTTATAAAATAAATTGAAGATAAAGCACGCTGATTGCAGGGAGAGTGATAGTTAGGGAGTTTTCAAAGCCACAGCACACTTTTGGCTCGCTTTGCAGCACTCTATCTGAATAATGATCCCAGCCCATATATTTTGGATGCTGGGAATTGAAAATCTCTTCATATTTTCCGCTCTTCGGAACAGGCAGAATATAGTTTTCATACTGGGTATCCGCAAAGTTGCAAACGACTATGAGCGTTTGATCTTTTGCAACTCTCGCAAAACTTAAAACGCTTCTTTGCTCATCCTTTTCATTAAGCCAAAAGAATCCTTCTCTTTTTTCATCCCATTGATGAAGTGCCGGAGCGGTTTTGTAAAGGGTATTTAAGTCTTGAACCATTGTATGCAAGGCTTTGTGCTCTGGATCCTCCAAAAGCTCCCACTGAAGCTGGGCATCGAAGTCCCACTCGTTGTATTGGCCAAACTCTCCTCCCATAAACAGAAGCTTTTTTCCGGGATGTGCTATCATATATCCAAAAAGTGCCCTCAGATTTGCCAGCTTTTGATTGATATCTCCTGGCATTTTGTTGATGAGAGAACCCTTCATGTGGACCACTTCATCATGGCTGAGGGGTAAAATGAAGTTTTCATCATAGGCATACCACATGGAAAACGTGATCTGATTATGGTGGTATTTGCGAAAGAGGGGATCTGTTTTGAAATATTGAAGTGTATCGTGCATCCATCCCATATTCCATTTGTATCCAAAACCGAGTCCACCTGCATATACCGGTTTTGTGACTCCAGGAAATGCGGTAGACTCTTCTGCTATCATGGTAATGCCTTCAAAGGATGAGTAGCAGCTTTCGTTGAGCTGTTTTAAAAAAATGATCGCCTCTAAGTTTTCATTGCCGCCATAAATATTTGGTTCCCATTCTCCCTCTTTTCTTCCGTAATCAAGATAAAGCATACTTGCCACTGCATCTACCCGAATTCCATCGATATGATACTTTTCCAGCCAAAAATGGGCAGAAGAGATCAAAAAGGCTCTCACCTCATTTTTCCCATAATCGAAAACGGCGCTTTTCCACTCCGGATGGTATCCTTTTTTGGGATCTTCGTACTCATATAAAGCAGTACCATCAAAAGCGATCAGCCCATGACCGTCCGTGACAAAATGCGAAGGCACCCAATCAAGTATGACCCCAATGTCGTGGGCATGCATAATATCCACAAACTCCATAAATTCCTGTGGTGTGCCGTACCTTGCAGTTGGAGCATAATAGCCGCTTACCTGATATCCCCAGGAGCCTTTAAAAGGGTACTCTGTAATCGGTAAAAGCTCTATATGGGTATATCCCATTTTTGTTAGATACTCCGCAAGCTCTTTGGCGGCATCTGTGTAACTAAGATAACTTCCATCTTCTCTTCTTCTCCACGATCCCAAATGCACCTCATAGATATTCATAGGTGATTCGTGGAGATTAGTTTGAGCTCTTTTTTTCATCCATGTACTATCTTTCCAGCTGTATCCCCGCAGTGACCAGATCCTTGAAGCCGATTTTGGTGGTTTTTCTGCATAGAATGCATAGGGATCCGCTTTAAGCAGGGTCGTATCGTATGGGGTGACAATATGGTATTTATAGGTTTGTCCTATTTTCGCATCAGGAGTAAACCCTTCCCATATTCCGCTTCCATCCTCTCTTTTTTTAAGAGGATGGGAAGTGGCATCGTATCCGTTGAAATCTCCGACGACACTTACATACTTTGCATTTGGTGCCCATACGGCAAAATAGACTCCGGGCTCTTCGTCATATTTCATAATATGAGAACCGAATTTTTCATACAGTTTCGTATGGGTCCCCTCTTTAAAAAGATAGATATCAAAATCGCTAAAACGTGTAACCTCGTAGCAGATCATCGTTTTGTCTCCAGTGCCAGTTCATAGACCCTTTCATACTCTTTGGCGCTTCTTTGCCAATCAAACCGTTTGCTCATAGCGGTGTGGATCATCTTGCCAATGCCCTCTTTATCATGGAGCCAGGTATCTACAGCCCAGCGGACCGTTCCTACAAGTGCATCTTTGGTAGCATCGTAAAATTTAAAGCCATCTCCCGTTTTTGTTTGAGGCTCATAGTTTTGGATTGTATCATCAAGCCCTCCTACCGCCCTCACAATCGGAAGAGTTCCATAGCGAAGAGAGTAGATCTGATTGAGTCCGCATGGTTCAAAAAGGCTTGGCATCAAGAAAAGATCGCTTCCCGCTTCGATCTTGTGTGCCAGTTCGTTGGAATATCCCACAAAACAGCCAACATTTTCATATCGATTGGCAATATCTTGAAAAAAGCCCTCTGCCCACTTTTCACCGATTCCCAAAAAAACCATCTGAAGAGGCAGATGTACCATCTCGTGCGTGGCCGCAGCTATCAGTTCTATACCTTTTTGCTGGGCAAATCGTCCTACAAAACCGATAAGTGGAAGATCCTCTCTTTGAGCAAGTCCTAATGTTTTTTGTAGATCCTGCTTGCATAGTTTTTTGCCATTCAAATCATCAATATCGTAATTTTTGGCTATAAAGGGATCTGTTTTTGGATTCCACTCATCGTAATCAACACCATTCAAAATGCCAAATAGTTTATATGCGTGAGCTTTGATATGCTCTTGCAGACCAAATCCAAACTCTGGTGTCTGGATCTCCTGGGCATATTTTGGACTTACCGTTGTAATTTTGTCTGCGTGATAGACAGCACCTTTCATGAGATTGAGTGCTCCAAGCGCTTCCATCTCGTACATATTGAAGTGTTCCCAGCCAATTCCGAGATATTCAAAAGCTCTTTTGGAAAAGATACCTTGATGCTGGAGATTGTGTATCGTAAAAACAGAAGCAGTTTTTTGAAAGAATGGATCTTGGCGCAATATGGTATTGAGTAGGATCGGCTGAGCTGCCGTGTGCCAATCGTTAGCATGGATGATATCGGGCCTGAAATCCAAAGCTCTTGCAAGTTCCAGTGCCGCTTTGGAAAAGAAAATAAAACGTGCATCATTGTCTGGATAGGAGTAGCCGTTATAGTCCGTATAGAGATTGGCTCTACCAAAAAAGATCTCATAATCGATAAAATAGATCTCTACACCTTCATAAAGAGTTTTGTATGCAGCGCACCATAAAGTCCCAAGAGGGCCCATATCCACACCAATATTTCCGATAGCGAAGTTCAAATCTGACTTATTGATCGTATAGTAACGAGGTAAAACCACTTTGATGTTGTGTCCCAACTTTTTGAGTTGTTTTGGCAGAGCTGCGGCCACATCTGCCAGGCCACCCGTTTTTGCAAATGGTGCCATCTCTGAAGCACAAAAGAGAATCTGTTTCATGGAAGCCTTTCTAATAGAATTTTTATCCCCTCCAGTGAGGCATCTTCAAGTTTTGTAAGGGTGATTTCACTATTTTTCAATGCGAAGGGGGAGCATAAGCATCGATTTTTTGCTTTATTTGATCGATTATAAACGAGTTATTCTGTATTACCCCTCCTCCCAGTACTAGTATTTTCGGATTACAGAGGGTCAACAAGGTAGAAGATGCATACAAGAGAGCTTCTAAATAGAGATTGAACAATGTTTGATTCTCCAAAGAAGGCTCTATTTTGAGATAATTTGCCCACTTTTGTAGACCACTCCCCGATGCAAAAAGTTCTATACAGTTATCTTTTCCACAGCCACAACGAAAAGGAGCCTTCTTATAGGGGATATGTCCTATTTCTCCCGAGAGATTGCGAAATCCACGAACGAGGTCTCCTTGCTCTATGGTTGCACTTCCCAGACCCGTTCCGGAGTATAAAGCTGTGATAAAAGATGCATTGAAATATCGTGCTTCCGCCAAAACGGCACATTTAAGATCGTTTTCCAAAATATAGGGAAGTCCCAATTTTTTAGGATTGAAAGCGGCATGGATATTGGGTGCAGAGAGTATTTCATTATTAAAAACCTGCCCGGCATAGGCGATGCCTACATGGGTGATTTTACCTTTTTTGATCAATTTCTCAATAAATGTCTGCAATTCAATTCGATCAAGCCGCTCTTTTCCTTTTATGCCATTCATCATTTCCCATCTGATATAGGTTCCTCCGATATCAAGAGCCAGTTTCATACCATCTCCTGAGAAGCTTTGCAACCGTTTCCGGAAGTACAGGATTGATCATCGATCCTGTGGAAATCTCAAAACCACCAAGTGTATAGATCCTTGGGGTTATACGAATGAAGAAACGAAAAATGTTTTCTGTTTCATGAAAAAAGGAGCTGTTTTCAAAGTTTTCATTGAGTGGCGGAAGGTAAAAAACAAGATTAAATGGAAAATCTCCAAGCTCTTTTGATAGTGCATGAAACAGCAAGAGGATATGTGTTGAGAGCTCTTTAAGTTCATTTTGCGAACACTCATCAAACTTTAGATCTTTTGAGAGGATTACGGTCTCAAAAGCAAAAGAGGAGGCATAGGGAATATAACTAAAAAAGTTGTCGCTTTCATAAAGATTTCGTTCCTTTTTTTCTATTTCGAAACTTATAATATCTTCATGGAGCGCTCGTCCATGATGATGATAGTATCTTTGGCAGTGTTCAAAAAGAGCAAGTTGCGTTTTTGTCATAATCGGCAAAGCTATGATTTGCGTATGGGGATGGGATTGTGTAGCACCCGCGCTAATTCCATGATTTTTAAATATCTGTAAAGCAATCATCTTCTGATCTTTGCGAAGATCGATAAAGCGCTCTTGAAGTGTAAAAAGCCACCAAAAGATCTCCTCTTTGCTCATGGTATGCAAATTTGCATAGTGATTTGGCGTATCTATTACGATTTCATGTGCTCCATATCCTCCCCACATCTCATTAAGACCATCTCTTTTGGAAAGAAAAGGAGTCTCTATTTGAACCGCTTTATACAGATTCGCAATCACTCTTGTCTGCCAGGTCCCATTCTCTTTGACCGAGAAAATCTCTTGAGGTGTAAGCTCCTCATTTCCCGGACAGAAAGGGCATTTTTGCGTGGAATGCAT
The Nitratiruptor sp. SB155-2 genome window above contains:
- a CDS encoding galactose-1-phosphate uridylyltransferase, which produces MSEIRYDLLHNEYVLIAPERLHRPMPQHSLSMHSTQKCPFCPGNEELTPQEIFSVKENGTWQTRVIANLYKAVQIETPFLSKRDGLNEMWGGYGAHEIVIDTPNHYANLHTMSKEEIFWWLFTLQERFIDLRKDQKMIALQIFKNHGISAGATQSHPHTQIIALPIMTKTQLALFEHCQRYYHHHGRALHEDIISFEIEKKERNLYESDNFFSYIPYASSFAFETVILSKDLKFDECSQNELKELSTHILLLFHALSKELGDFPFNLVFYLPPLNENFENSSFFHETENIFRFFIRITPRIYTLGGFEISTGSMINPVLPETVAKLLRRWYETGS
- a CDS encoding ROK family protein yields the protein MKLALDIGGTYIRWEMMNGIKGKERLDRIELQTFIEKLIKKGKITHVGIAYAGQVFNNEILSAPNIHAAFNPKKLGLPYILENDLKCAVLAEARYFNASFITALYSGTGLGSATIEQGDLVRGFRNLSGEIGHIPYKKAPFRCGCGKDNCIELFASGSGLQKWANYLKIEPSLENQTLFNLYLEALLYASSTLLTLCNPKILVLGGGVIQNNSFIIDQIKQKIDAYAPPSH
- a CDS encoding alpha-ketoacid dehydrogenase subunit beta, with amino-acid sequence MLYREALNRAIDESMKADESVVILGEDVGRYGGSYRVSEGLFAKYGPKRVIDTPIAELSIVGNAIGMAIGGLRPIAEIMTVNFSLLAMDQIVNHAAKFRYMSGGKMTIPLTIRIPGGVSRQLAAQHSESYETLYASIPGLIVLAASNATYAYHALKHAIFLNDPVIFLEHELLYPMEMEFEEKKDFDPFKAEVVKEGKDLTILTYLKMRYDVLEAVPTIEKELGISVEVIDLNSLRPLDMKTISESVKKTKRVVLVEEDHKTGGYGAEVIARITEELFYELDAPPLRIAGEDVPVPYNRTLELASIPTPDKIVAHIKMWGRNNGL
- the glgB gene encoding 1,4-alpha-glucan branching protein GlgB; translated protein: MICYEVTRFSDFDIYLFKEGTHTKLYEKFGSHIMKYDEEPGVYFAVWAPNAKYVSVVGDFNGYDATSHPLKKREDGSGIWEGFTPDAKIGQTYKYHIVTPYDTTLLKADPYAFYAEKPPKSASRIWSLRGYSWKDSTWMKKRAQTNLHESPMNIYEVHLGSWRRREDGSYLSYTDAAKELAEYLTKMGYTHIELLPITEYPFKGSWGYQVSGYYAPTARYGTPQEFMEFVDIMHAHDIGVILDWVPSHFVTDGHGLIAFDGTALYEYEDPKKGYHPEWKSAVFDYGKNEVRAFLISSAHFWLEKYHIDGIRVDAVASMLYLDYGRKEGEWEPNIYGGNENLEAIIFLKQLNESCYSSFEGITMIAEESTAFPGVTKPVYAGGLGFGYKWNMGWMHDTLQYFKTDPLFRKYHHNQITFSMWYAYDENFILPLSHDEVVHMKGSLINKMPGDINQKLANLRALFGYMIAHPGKKLLFMGGEFGQYNEWDFDAQLQWELLEDPEHKALHTMVQDLNTLYKTAPALHQWDEKREGFFWLNEKDEQRSVLSFARVAKDQTLIVVCNFADTQYENYILPVPKSGKYEEIFNSQHPKYMGWDHYSDRVLQSEPKVCCGFENSLTITLPAISVLYLQFIL
- a CDS encoding carboxymuconolactone decarboxylase family protein, translated to MGKMTQKLEEIKRLIGKLQQQQPDSIKNFLSFMTSVEKEGALSTKQKELVNVGLAVAAQCEWCIALHVKGALDSGASKEEILEAAMQAVLMHGGPALMYMTPVEEALEEFSHE
- a CDS encoding thiamine pyrophosphate-dependent dehydrogenase E1 component subunit alpha yields the protein MNSARVKTFYYLMKLGREFEIAAKQEYMKGNIAGFLHLDIGQEACSVGSMQAFDKGDVFTHYREHVLAIARGMDPKVVMAELFGKVTGISKGKGGSMHLFDPRLSFYGGDAIVAGHLPIATGCAYARKIEGENAGVFAIFGDGASNAGAFFESINIASAWKLPIIFFCENNYYAIGTRIGWVSPFEELFNKAKNYMPAKRIDGMDVCEVYKAVTEAKEYLENGLGPYFIEAETYRYEGHSMSDNGKYRSEEEMEIFKSRDPIEKLKKEAIALGIVEESYFDETDKRVEQEIAEAIEFAANSPEPDLSELYEDVYCKECSNVVS
- the glgA gene encoding glycogen synthase GlgA; this translates as MKQILFCASEMAPFAKTGGLADVAAALPKQLKKLGHNIKVVLPRYYTINKSDLNFAIGNIGVDMGPLGTLWCAAYKTLYEGVEIYFIDYEIFFGRANLYTDYNGYSYPDNDARFIFFSKAALELARALDFRPDIIHANDWHTAAQPILLNTILRQDPFFQKTASVFTIHNLQHQGIFSKRAFEYLGIGWEHFNMYEMEALGALNLMKGAVYHADKITTVSPKYAQEIQTPEFGFGLQEHIKAHAYKLFGILNGVDYDEWNPKTDPFIAKNYDIDDLNGKKLCKQDLQKTLGLAQREDLPLIGFVGRFAQQKGIELIAAATHEMVHLPLQMVFLGIGEKWAEGFFQDIANRYENVGCFVGYSNELAHKIEAGSDLFLMPSLFEPCGLNQIYSLRYGTLPIVRAVGGLDDTIQNYEPQTKTGDGFKFYDATKDALVGTVRWAVDTWLHDKEGIGKMIHTAMSKRFDWQRSAKEYERVYELALETKR